The following are from one region of the Jeongeupia sp. USM3 genome:
- a CDS encoding mechanosensitive ion channel family protein, which translates to MRVLNWLAILCLFLSMASQAAVLPGRTAQPAASAASAVATAELDASLDTVIRTLENDSQRQALIAELRALRTSASAVAASLPEAEKGGMLGWFNAQIDVLRNQFDSGFRPLLRWRALIGNSAGELRQRIAEQAIDPWRFSGDFALALGIWMATALAFGWIGRRIGKVLGLGAELPAHPRTRELLLFVWQRIAPWALAFALTLYLVHLKTTLGGLLAMLLAYAILAGALFSALCVLLFSLRATGLRRPAVRVLIVRSRHLLLLIGMAAALADAFGNPAIKIEFGPNLAGLLAAQADLATIVLTAAYAVAFRRPIGHLIQNRPYSHRHAGKALTETLQFVAALWHLPVLLLCVLSAFKTLVNAGRLENTLNSAALSILLMLGTFLVSTFLQRRFAASRARRHRRRSPYLSRLLAFGQNLCLAGLWLVFAELFTRLWGLSLFEIGALKLRGRTLDDIFGGIAMTVLVAWLLWILLDTLIDESMNGGGNRKGKSASTRARTILPLFRNAILGTILVVATILSLANLGIDVTPLIAGAGVIGLAVGFGAQTLVKDLITGLFILIEDTIAVGDYIDVGGHAGTVEGLTIRTVKLRDAKGAVHSVPFSQIASVTNYAREFSYAVFDIGVGYDADLDLVMKTVREVGAEMRGDARWRRELLAPIEVQGLDRFDASAVIVRARFKTRPLSQWDVARAFNLRLKRKFDEKGIGMPFPQMDVHFDPPPVAPPPAAD; encoded by the coding sequence GTGCGGGTATTGAACTGGCTGGCGATACTCTGTCTGTTCCTGTCCATGGCAAGCCAGGCAGCGGTACTGCCGGGGCGCACGGCGCAGCCGGCTGCATCGGCGGCGTCGGCAGTCGCGACGGCCGAGCTCGATGCCTCGCTCGACACGGTGATCCGGACGCTCGAGAACGACTCGCAGCGGCAGGCGCTGATCGCCGAGCTGCGCGCGCTGCGGACGTCGGCGAGTGCCGTTGCCGCGTCGCTGCCCGAGGCTGAAAAGGGTGGGATGCTGGGCTGGTTCAATGCGCAAATAGATGTGTTGAGAAACCAGTTCGACAGCGGATTCCGGCCTTTGTTGCGCTGGCGCGCGCTGATCGGTAATAGTGCCGGCGAATTGCGCCAGCGCATCGCCGAGCAGGCCATCGACCCGTGGCGCTTTTCCGGCGACTTCGCGCTGGCGCTGGGCATCTGGATGGCGACGGCGCTGGCGTTCGGCTGGATCGGCCGGCGCATCGGCAAGGTGCTGGGGCTGGGCGCTGAACTGCCGGCGCACCCGCGCACCCGCGAGCTGCTGCTGTTCGTCTGGCAGCGCATCGCGCCGTGGGCGCTGGCGTTCGCGCTGACGCTCTATCTCGTCCACCTGAAGACCACGCTCGGCGGCCTGCTGGCGATGCTGCTCGCCTATGCGATCCTGGCCGGCGCGCTGTTCTCGGCGCTGTGCGTGCTGCTGTTCTCGCTGCGAGCCACCGGGCTGCGCCGGCCGGCGGTGCGGGTGCTGATCGTGCGGAGCCGGCACTTGCTGCTGCTGATCGGCATGGCGGCGGCGCTGGCCGATGCCTTCGGCAATCCGGCGATCAAGATCGAGTTCGGGCCGAACCTCGCCGGTCTGCTGGCGGCGCAGGCCGATCTGGCGACGATCGTGCTGACCGCCGCCTATGCGGTCGCCTTCCGCCGGCCGATCGGCCACCTGATCCAGAACCGGCCGTATTCGCACCGCCATGCCGGCAAGGCGCTGACCGAGACGCTGCAGTTCGTCGCCGCGCTCTGGCACCTGCCGGTGCTGCTGCTGTGCGTGCTGTCGGCGTTCAAGACGCTGGTCAACGCCGGCCGGCTCGAGAACACGCTCAACAGCGCCGCGCTGAGCATCCTGCTGATGCTCGGCACCTTCCTCGTCTCGACCTTCCTGCAGCGCCGGTTCGCCGCATCGCGCGCGCGCCGGCACCGCCGCCGTTCACCGTATCTGAGCCGGCTGCTGGCGTTCGGCCAGAACCTCTGCCTTGCCGGGCTGTGGCTGGTGTTTGCCGAGCTGTTCACCCGGCTGTGGGGGCTGTCGCTGTTCGAGATCGGCGCGCTGAAGCTGCGCGGCCGGACGCTCGACGACATCTTCGGCGGCATCGCGATGACGGTGCTGGTCGCCTGGCTGCTGTGGATCCTGCTCGATACGCTGATCGACGAAAGCATGAACGGCGGCGGCAACCGCAAGGGCAAGTCGGCGAGCACCCGCGCCCGCACCATCCTGCCGCTGTTCCGCAACGCCATCCTCGGCACGATCCTGGTGGTGGCGACGATCCTGTCGCTGGCCAACCTCGGCATCGACGTGACCCCGCTGATCGCCGGCGCCGGCGTCATCGGCCTCGCGGTCGGTTTCGGCGCGCAGACGCTGGTCAAGGACCTGATCACCGGGCTGTTCATCCTGATCGAGGATACGATCGCCGTCGGCGACTACATCGACGTCGGCGGTCACGCCGGCACGGTCGAGGGGCTGACGATTCGCACGGTGAAGCTGCGCGACGCCAAGGGCGCCGTTCACTCGGTGCCGTTCAGCCAGATCGCCAGCGTGACCAATTACGCCCGCGAGTTTTCCTACGCGGTGTTCGATATCGGTGTCGGCTATGACGCCGACCTCGATCTGGTGATGAAGACGGTCCGCGAGGTCGGCGCCGAAATGCGCGGCGACGCGCGCTGGCGGCGCGAGCTGCTGGCGCCGATCGAGGTGCAGGGGCTCGACCGCTTCGACGCCAGCGCCGTCATCGTCCGCGCGCGGTTCAAGACCCGGCCGCTGTCGCAGTGGGACGTTGCGCGGGCATTCAACCTGCGGCTGAAAAGGAAGTTCGACGAGAAGGGCATCGGCATGCCGTTCCCGCAGATGGACGTGCACTTCGACCCGCCGCCGGTGGCGCCGCCGCCCGCCGCGGATTAG
- a CDS encoding TSUP family transporter has translation MPEELLFLLPLAFIAGMIDAAVGGGGLILVPGLFTILPRELPAMLMGTNKFAAAMGTLSATWRYARRVKLDWHVLLPSAAAAFAGAYLGARAIHLLPADSVRPMVAVLLALMLAYTWFKPAFGGEDAGRPLTRRDLFIGMAIGMAIGFYDGFFGPGTGSFLIFLFVRCFHFDFVRASASAKVVNLATNFASLAFFIPAKLVLFGYAIPMAIANIAGAQVGSVLALKGGNTWIRRLFLTLALVLLAKLSWDMIR, from the coding sequence ATGCCCGAAGAGCTGCTGTTCCTGCTGCCGCTGGCGTTCATCGCCGGGATGATCGACGCCGCCGTCGGCGGCGGCGGGCTGATCCTCGTTCCCGGGCTGTTCACCATCCTGCCGCGCGAACTGCCGGCGATGCTGATGGGCACCAACAAGTTCGCCGCGGCGATGGGCACGCTGTCGGCAACGTGGCGCTACGCCCGGCGGGTCAAGCTCGACTGGCACGTGCTGCTGCCGAGCGCTGCCGCGGCCTTTGCCGGCGCCTACCTCGGCGCCCGGGCGATCCACCTGCTGCCGGCCGACTCGGTGCGGCCGATGGTCGCGGTGCTGCTGGCGCTGATGCTCGCCTACACCTGGTTCAAGCCGGCATTCGGCGGCGAGGATGCCGGCCGGCCGCTCACCCGGCGCGACCTGTTCATCGGCATGGCGATCGGCATGGCGATCGGCTTCTACGACGGCTTCTTCGGTCCCGGCACCGGCTCCTTCCTGATCTTCCTGTTCGTCCGCTGTTTCCATTTCGACTTCGTCCGCGCGTCGGCGTCGGCCAAGGTCGTCAACCTGGCGACCAATTTCGCCTCGCTGGCGTTCTTCATCCCGGCCAAGCTCGTGCTGTTCGGCTACGCGATCCCGATGGCGATCGCCAATATCGCCGGTGCGCAGGTCGGCAGCGTGCTGGCGCTCAAGGGCGGCAATACCTGGATCCGCCGGCTGTTCCTGACGCTGGCGCTGGTGCTGCTCGCGAAGCTGTCGTGGGACATGATCCGGTAG
- a CDS encoding YkgJ family cysteine cluster protein codes for MSDDLSCSTCKACCCRLEVLLLAGDDDVPPQFIAGDDWGGEVLRRADDGWCAALDRNTMRCSIYAVRPLICREYELGDHDCLEQRKLIPLLTVRREGET; via the coding sequence ATGAGCGATGACCTTTCCTGCAGTACCTGCAAGGCCTGCTGCTGCCGGCTGGAGGTGCTGTTGCTCGCCGGCGACGACGACGTACCGCCGCAATTCATCGCCGGCGACGACTGGGGCGGCGAAGTGCTGCGCCGGGCGGACGACGGCTGGTGCGCCGCACTGGATAGAAACACCATGCGGTGCTCGATCTACGCGGTGCGGCCGCTGATCTGCCGCGAGTACGAACTGGGCGATCACGACTGCCTCGAGCAGCGCAAGCTCATTCCGCTGCTCACCGTCCGGCGCGAGGGAGAAACATGA
- a CDS encoding EVE domain-containing protein: MNYWLMKSEPDDVGIDDLQRLGQVGWYGVRNYQARNFMRDAMAVGDGVLFYHSSCAEPGVAGLAEVCRSAYPDPTQFDPESKYHDPKSTPEAPRWQQVDVRFVAKGRLLGIDAMRAQPELAGMQVLKRGNRLSITPVTEAEWTVIRALIGC; this comes from the coding sequence ATGAACTACTGGCTGATGAAATCCGAACCCGACGATGTCGGCATCGACGACCTGCAGCGGCTGGGCCAGGTCGGCTGGTACGGCGTGCGCAACTACCAGGCGCGCAACTTCATGCGCGACGCGATGGCCGTCGGCGACGGCGTGCTGTTCTACCACTCGAGCTGCGCCGAACCCGGCGTCGCCGGGCTTGCCGAAGTCTGCCGCAGCGCCTATCCCGACCCGACCCAGTTCGACCCCGAATCGAAGTACCACGACCCGAAATCGACGCCCGAGGCGCCGCGCTGGCAGCAGGTCGACGTGCGTTTCGTCGCCAAGGGCCGGCTGCTGGGCATCGATGCGATGCGCGCCCAGCCGGAGCTGGCCGGAATGCAGGTACTCAAGCGTGGCAACCGGCTGTCGATCACGCCGGTGACCGAAGCCGAGTGGACGGTGATCAGGGCCTTGATCGGATGCTGA
- a CDS encoding sulfite exporter TauE/SafE family protein → MLIALLACLALGVVAGLLAGLLGVGGGLVIVPGLLFVFHLIGLPETHQQHLALGTSLATIVFTSVASLRAHAARGAVRWPVFRAIAPGIVVGTFVGAQLAGQFSGVALKWFFVGFAYLVGAQMLADFKPKPSRGLPGRTGMGGVGGVIGAVSSWVGIGGGSLSVPFMTLCNVPVREAIGTSAAIGLPIALAGAAGYVASGWGAFDLPSGSAGFVYLPALAGIVIASFPMARVGAALAHRLPVPVLKKCFAALLIVLATKMLLTLV, encoded by the coding sequence ATGCTGATCGCGCTGCTCGCCTGCCTGGCGCTCGGCGTCGTCGCCGGCCTGCTTGCCGGCCTGCTTGGCGTCGGCGGCGGCCTCGTCATCGTGCCGGGGCTGCTGTTCGTGTTCCACCTGATCGGCCTGCCCGAAACGCACCAGCAGCATCTGGCGCTCGGCACCTCGCTGGCGACGATCGTGTTCACGTCGGTCGCGAGCTTGCGCGCCCACGCGGCGCGCGGCGCGGTGCGCTGGCCGGTGTTCCGGGCGATTGCGCCGGGCATCGTCGTCGGCACCTTTGTCGGCGCGCAGCTGGCCGGGCAGTTTTCCGGCGTGGCGCTCAAGTGGTTCTTCGTCGGCTTCGCCTATCTGGTCGGTGCGCAGATGCTCGCCGACTTCAAGCCCAAGCCGAGCCGCGGCCTGCCCGGCAGGACGGGGATGGGCGGCGTCGGCGGGGTGATTGGCGCGGTATCGAGCTGGGTCGGCATCGGCGGCGGCTCGCTGTCGGTGCCGTTCATGACGCTGTGCAATGTGCCGGTGCGCGAAGCGATCGGCACGTCGGCGGCGATCGGGCTGCCGATCGCGCTCGCCGGCGCCGCCGGCTATGTCGCCAGCGGCTGGGGCGCGTTCGACCTGCCTTCGGGCAGCGCCGGCTTCGTCTACCTGCCGGCGCTCGCCGGCATCGTCATCGCCAGCTTCCCGATGGCCAGGGTCGGTGCGGCGCTGGCGCACCGGCTGCCGGTGCCGGTGCTGAAGAAGTGCTTTGCCGCGCTGCTGATCGTGCTGGCGACAAAGATGCTGCTGACTCTGGTCTGA
- a CDS encoding carbohydrate kinase family protein — protein sequence MSTLICGSVAYDTIMVFQDQFKRHILPDQIHMLSVSFLVPEMRREFGGCAGNIAYSLKLLGGDPLLMATVGSDFGPYAQRLDNLGIARTHVRELPEQFTAQCFVTTDLDDNQIAAFHPGAMGLAHLNRLEHVEVPVELAIIGPDSKQAMTERAEQLASAGIPFIFDLGQAFPLFDGDELRRMIELATYFAANDYEAEVISQRTGLSLGQIAGQLKALVVTRGAEGAHVYADGVIHEIPPVKAAAVVDPTGCGDAFRAGLLYGIVHGWDWPATGRLASLLGALKIAQRGAQNHRFTAESIAADYQAAFGAPWPGQ from the coding sequence ATGTCCACCTTGATTTGCGGCTCGGTTGCCTATGACACCATCATGGTGTTTCAGGATCAATTCAAGCGCCACATCCTGCCCGACCAGATCCATATGCTGTCGGTGTCGTTCCTGGTGCCGGAAATGCGCCGCGAATTCGGCGGCTGCGCCGGCAATATCGCCTACTCGCTGAAGCTGCTCGGCGGCGATCCGCTGCTCATGGCGACCGTCGGCAGCGATTTCGGCCCGTACGCACAGCGGCTCGACAACCTCGGCATCGCCCGCACCCATGTGCGCGAGCTGCCCGAGCAGTTCACCGCACAGTGCTTCGTCACCACCGACCTCGACGACAACCAGATCGCCGCCTTCCACCCCGGCGCAATGGGGCTGGCGCACCTGAACCGGCTCGAGCATGTCGAGGTCCCGGTCGAGCTGGCGATCATCGGCCCGGACAGCAAGCAGGCGATGACCGAGCGCGCCGAGCAGCTCGCCAGCGCCGGCATTCCGTTCATCTTCGACCTCGGCCAGGCTTTCCCGCTGTTCGACGGCGACGAGCTGCGCCGGATGATCGAGCTGGCGACCTATTTCGCCGCCAACGATTACGAGGCCGAAGTCATCTCCCAGCGCACCGGCCTGTCGCTCGGGCAGATCGCCGGCCAGCTCAAGGCGCTGGTCGTGACCCGTGGTGCCGAGGGTGCGCACGTCTACGCCGACGGCGTGATCCACGAGATCCCGCCGGTCAAGGCTGCGGCCGTCGTCGACCCGACCGGCTGCGGCGATGCATTCCGCGCCGGCCTGCTCTACGGCATCGTCCACGGCTGGGACTGGCCGGCCACCGGCCGGCTGGCCTCGCTGCTCGGCGCGCTGAAGATCGCCCAGCGCGGCGCGCAGAACCACCGGTTCACCGCCGAGTCGATTGCCGCCGATTATCAGGCGGCATTCGGCGCGCCGTGGCCGGGGCAGTAA